Below is a window of Malus domestica chromosome 13, GDT2T_hap1 DNA.
tataaaaacaaattaaacaatTCAAAACCGATTAAACATTCGGGTTAAGTCACTTAATTAAGACTTGTGTCGGATACACATTGGGACCAAGGTGGTCCCAAGATCACCCAAAGTTCGAGAAATGTACATATGAGGGTCTTCCGAGACCTTCCGAACATTTCTTAAGGGTCATTTTTGTGCATATCAAGTGTGATAAATGCCTCTTGTGGGTGGCATTGATAACACCCTCAATAGCACTCGTTAAATTACTTCGGCATGTCAATATCTTTTGATATGGATGCAATTTAGTTTGGCTAACAACAACAAACCCACCAAATGTTCAATGAAATGCTTTAGGGAATAAATTGCACGCTTCGTactttgtttctatttaaaAACCTAGACCCTTAAAACCTTTCAAGATTCGAATCCTAAATCCGCAACTGATTAGGACACGGCACTTGTCCTTTGAATTCATATCCAAATCTTAGTTTATAAAGAAGTTTAGAATATCGGTAGGTAAAAATACAGGTAACAAATGATGAAAagctaaaaaaaatttacatttaAACGTAAGATTTAGAAAATTTGGTGTAAATTTTTGAAATATTTAACACATTTTTGTCGTACCATGTTAAAAGTAAGATTGTTGCAATATATTGCAGTCAAACATAATTATGAAAACGCCAAATTTCAGTGGGCGGGAAGAAGACCAGTCTAGTGATGTCAAATAATAAACTTCACTACAGACTTCCAATGGGAAGAGGCCACCGGTAAGGTTAAAGACCAAATTATAAAactaatatttaaataaataattaattattgttcGATTTTGTGTACTATGAAATTAAATTTTGGAAAGTGTCAACATTCGTTGTCTGCAAATAGAGCATAGAAATTTTCAAAATGTGGGATTTGATTAATCTTGTAGGATAGTTACGAGATGTGAATAGCTAGTCAACTGACGGTTTTGTGCGGGGCGCTCGCTACTCACATTCTGCAACTATTCCCATATTCGACAAACCCCCTATTTACTTAGAACACTGAAATGCATATTCCGTTAAGTCAAACTAATTTGAAATTAGTCCATCACTGCAAATTAGTACATTGAATAAACTTTTAGAACAACATCTTGACAATCTGCTATCAAAAGGGGAAGAATCAGACTTTTTAATCTGAAAGTTGATTTAAGAAActttccttttttcctaaaTTTTAGCTCATGATCATGACTTGGACCAAAGAAAGACACTAATCATTATTTACCTTGTGAATGGTTTAAACCATGCATCGATATTGCAACACCCTACACTGTATTTGTCAACTCCCCGGGATAAGTAATCGCGATTAGTGTGGACTAATCGCAATTTAACTTGTCTAATTCGGAAGAAATGTAGGGATTACAGAACAACCAAGACACCTTTATAAAAATTGATTTCAAGAACACATCTCAGATGGATATGCATGCATACACATGAGGAGAATAAACACATTGATCGGGCTGGAAGAGTGATCTTTTCGGGACATTTTGTATTGCAGAGGGAAAAGAATAAAGCTATGGAATGAAACGAAAATGGGAGGAAGATAACGCGTAGAGCCTGTACTATAACACCAATGTACATCGTAAAGACATTCGCGAGCATACCTCACACCTATGCTCGATGAGCAGAAGATAAAAGGGGACTGCTGAGCCTGTCACTGCTCCCAGAACAGTTGATAGGCATCAAATCGGGGTCCTGATAGACTGTGACCAAGTTATCGAAAAATTCAGGCATTGAAGGATCGTTCTCGTCTTGCCTGTCCTTTCGTATCAAACTCtggaacaaaaaagaaagtagGTCAAGCCAAAGATTTATAGGCCAGAAGTTGTGTGAAAGTGTAGTAGAAGTGTGACATTGAAACATACCTCGGCAGGGTAAGCAACGAAATTTGGAAGGAAGCGCTTCCGGCAGTACTCATTGAAAAGAAGTGTGATTACAGGAAGAGGAAAAGTTAATGTAGATGCTAGATCGACCTTCTTGATTGTAAAGATTCCAACTGCAATAGCGTGCATAAGTACCAGAGAGAATATCATTGAAGTATGCACGATCGGCCAAAACTTGCCAGCAGTTTCGTACCTAGGAGCATATACGTTCATGAACTGCACAGTGATTTTTTCCGAGTATCAATACGCtatattcaaatcaaatcctCTAACTAGTTAATTGAAATCTACTGACCTGGTTGCGATAGATGATGAATCCGAGACAGAGGTACACCAAGAGGAAGGGAAGAATCAGTGGAGCAAGGAAGAAGTATGTGATACCGAGAAGTACAAAGAAAAGAACTCTAGGCATGTGACTATGGTAACTAATTGCTGGAACTTCAAATTCATCATCTTTACTGTCAGTAAAAGGTCTTTTTAATAGACTCCATATCAGAGGAATTATGCGAAAGAGTTCTGATGAAGTACTCGTCCATCCTGCAGTGACTACATACGCAATGAAAAAAGACGACTGCATCACCCAAAGTAAATGATGTTAACAAACTGAAAATAATGAACCTGATACAAATAAGGCAGTTAACTTGTACACTCATCGTTTTTATCGCATGCTTAAACTGAAGGGAACGTAATTCAGATTCAGATGTGTATTGCAAAAACATAGATTCATTCTCAGAAGTGCCCGACACTAAATATGTCTGAGCGTATCGATTGTAGCCATCTTTCTGAAATGAGCAGGTGTGATCACTTGCAACAGCAGGTGTGATCACTTGCAAGTTGCAACAAACATcgtgaaataacttaaaactTGCTTGTACAAGATACTATTCAAAAGCAATaaagtttgaagattttagctCATCAGCTTTGAAAGGATTCATATACATTTTTTGTGAGAAAGATCATGATTTAGTACAGTTATTGATAACAAAACAGAGGGCAAATGCGCAATAAAAAATGTACCAAATTTACACTAAGAAATCGATTAGAGAAGCAGGAATTTGGTACTCAAAAAGCACAGACAATAGCCTATAGGTTAGATGTGTTGACAATTAACACATAAGATATAAGCAGTTCCtaagttttattaatttattgaaCAAGACGTTTATATAATTACATCGTAAAGGAAACATTTTCTCACCTGTGCTGGAACAGAAACGCCTAACTTTGAAGGAATATTCTTGGGGTCAAGAAAGATAGAAACCGCAGAGAAAACTGATCCGGAAAATAcagtaacaaaaaaaatgttCCATATTGTGAACCAAAGTACTTTTGTACACGCACTCTTTTGTATATCACTGAGAGAAACATATCCTTGAATGGATGAAAAGAACTCCATGACGGGGGGCACCGTTTTCAGAAATAATAGAAGAATAAGACTGGGAAGGTATCCTGTGACGACCTGACTAACAAATGTTCTGCAGGAAGACACAGAAAGTTAGATGTTTGCATCACCAAGtgatccaaaacataaaaaattgttaGAACAATTATTGTTTAACTTTTTGAACTGTATAAAACCACAGCGGTCATTTACAGCAATAGCAAAAGATGGTAATCTTCAGAATTCCATAATATTTTTGGTACAACCAATTTCTCAGAACTTTGCCTAAGATCAAGTATTTCACAAATGCTGCAGAAGTATTCATGAATTTAATCGATCACAATGTTATGATATTTACTCACATGGTTAGAACGCTTTCGAGAAAGGGAAGCCAAACTTCCAGCTGGTTTAGGTTAGTAAGACCTTGGACAATTAGAACAGGAATAAGAAACAAGATTGTTAGGACTATGCataaaattataaccacaaGCTTAGATATCCATCTTCGGATGAAAGATGACGAGAAGAACGGCCAATAAACATCATGAGGTTCAGGAGCTTCCTCTGTGACCCACTTGGTAGGATTGTTTGATTGTTTCAAGCGGTGAGTAACTGCAGCACCATACCGAGACTTGAAGGAAACAAAAGCAGCTCGAACTTCCTtaaacatacaaaataaataaaaataaaaattgaattaatAGCATGCCCTGAGAACCACAATTACATACAACAAACAGTGGAAAGATCATTTAGAATGCAGAAGAGAGTGgggtggggagagagagagagtcatcACATACTTCTACTCCTAATGAAGCCTCTGATTGCTCCGATCTCACAATCTCCTCTACGCCTTCAAGCTTCTTTTCATAGTGATCCACAAGATTAACCTTGCGTCCAAGCAATCCAAAACAACAAGATCGTTTATACTTTTGCTGGTTGGGATCTGATTGCAAGTGAATGAGCCTGGTATAGAGTTTTTCCGCATCTTTCTAAAGAATGATAAAATCAGATAGTAATAAGAACAAAGTATAACATACAAAAACATATTGAAGCATGCGGAAAGACAGAAATAGAAAACTTTACAACATTAAAACAGTACATAAAACATCAGAAACAATGCTTACAAGGAGTTTTTCAAGATTGTTTGTTCGACGAACAACAATATGCGACAGATATGTTGAAGGGTGATACTCTCTAAAGAAGCTGTCAACGCTTTCGCTGACGCTGCTCCCATAAGGAACAGGAATGCTGCGAACTAAGATCGTGAACTGATGTGGTTGAGGTTTGGATGACTGAAAATAATCAAGCCGTCTTTGGGAAATATATCTATATTCCTGCACAAAGAAGGATCATTTAGTATCCACTTCCAACTTTTCACTCTTCCACAGATCATCAGCTGTAAACCAGTGACATCACAATTCGAATC
It encodes the following:
- the LOC103451782 gene encoding CSC1-like protein At1g69450, translated to MLVSALVTSLAINSGLCVLFFTLYSILRKQPSNYEVYMPRLLAEGEFDSSSRFNLERLIPSPHWLKRAWQLTEDDLLSSSGLDAVVFMRLINFSLRVFLFAGVIGVFVLLPVNCYGNQLEYVDFADLSNNSLDVFTISNMNDGSSKLWIHFAAVYLVTIFVCCLLYYEYRYISQRRLDYFQSSKPQPHQFTILVRSIPVPYGSSVSESVDSFFREYHPSTYLSHIVVRRTNNLEKLLKDAEKLYTRLIHLQSDPNQQKYKRSCCFGLLGRKVNLVDHYEKKLEGVEEIVRSEQSEASLGVEEVRAAFVSFKSRYGAAVTHRLKQSNNPTKWVTEEAPEPHDVYWPFFSSSFIRRWISKLVVIILCIVLTILFLIPVLIVQGLTNLNQLEVWLPFLESVLTITFVSQVVTGYLPSLILLLFLKTVPPVMEFFSSIQGYVSLSDIQKSACTKVLWFTIWNIFFVTVFSGSVFSAVSIFLDPKNIPSKLGVSVPAQSSFFIAYVVTAGWTSTSSELFRIIPLIWSLLKRPFTDSKDDEFEVPAISYHSHMPRVLFFVLLGITYFFLAPLILPFLLVYLCLGFIIYRNQFMNVYAPRYETAGKFWPIVHTSMIFSLVLMHAIAVGIFTIKKVDLASTLTFPLPVITLLFNEYCRKRFLPNFVAYPAESLIRKDRQDENDPSMPEFFDNLVTVYQDPDLMPINCSGSSDRLSSPLLSSAHRA